One segment of Salvia splendens isolate huo1 chromosome 20, SspV2, whole genome shotgun sequence DNA contains the following:
- the LOC121782033 gene encoding NADH dehydrogenase [ubiquinone] 1 alpha subcomplex subunit 8-B-like, with the protein MDSTMDASGEPIPTSSVLMAAAKHVGTRCRGENMAFLKCKKDDPNPEKCLDKGRQVTECVLHLLKDLHHNCNKEMDAYAGCMYYHTNEFELCRKEQQSFEKACPF; encoded by the exons ATGGATAGCACCATGGATGCGTCAGGAGAACCAATCCCAACATCATCGGTGCTGATGGCAGCTGCGAAGCATGTAGGGACTAGGTGCCGAGGAGAGAACATGGCATTTTTGAAGTGCAAGAAGGATGATCCCAACCCCGAGAAATGCCTTGATAAAGGCCGTCAAGTAACTGAATGCGTTCTTCACCT GCTGAAAGATCTCCACCATAACTGCAATAAAGAAATGGACGCTTATGCAGGATGCATGTATTACCACACAAATGAATTTGAGCTTTGTCGCAAGGAGCAGCAGTCATTCGAGAAAGCATGCCCCTTCTGA